From Citricoccus sp. SGAir0253, a single genomic window includes:
- a CDS encoding deoxyguanosinetriphosphate triphosphohydrolase yields the protein MAEPASGAAGGTRPARPLWHRQEVLFGPEGRPPYAGRPAALPGYSAWDRERWLPEPPKNSYRSDFERDRARILHSSALRRLGAKTQVVAPDEDDFARTRLTHSLEVAQVGRELGRSLGCDPDVVDAACLSHDLGHPPFGHNGERALDALSQDIGGFEGNAQTLRLLARLETKKSFPDGTSAGLNLTRASLDAACKYPWAREDAPVRADGTRSRKFGVYADDLAVFTWFRTGIAGTRKSMEAQVMDLADDISYSVHDVEDGIVNGQFQLHWLRDPAQRAHVVECTRQWYLPETGTEEIEAALARLEATRVWVGEADGTRRSRAALKDMTSQLIGRFSTAAFDATREVFGNDPLTRHGADVVVPAETETEIATMKGIAAAYVMGSEARQPLYARQRELLTELVELLAATGDRYLDPMFAGDWREAGDDRARRRVVIDQVASLTDSTALEWHATLVRGERFPRTWF from the coding sequence GTGGCTGAGCCGGCGTCGGGCGCGGCGGGCGGGACCCGGCCGGCCCGGCCGCTCTGGCACCGCCAGGAGGTGCTCTTCGGACCGGAGGGCCGACCGCCCTACGCCGGCCGGCCGGCCGCCCTGCCGGGGTACTCCGCGTGGGACCGCGAGCGGTGGCTGCCGGAGCCGCCGAAGAACTCCTACCGCTCGGACTTCGAGCGGGACCGCGCCCGGATCCTGCACTCCTCGGCCCTGCGCCGGCTGGGCGCGAAGACGCAGGTCGTGGCCCCGGACGAGGACGACTTCGCCCGCACCCGGCTGACCCACTCCCTCGAGGTGGCCCAGGTCGGCCGCGAACTGGGCCGGTCCCTGGGCTGCGACCCGGACGTGGTGGACGCCGCGTGCCTGTCCCACGACCTCGGCCACCCGCCCTTCGGGCACAACGGCGAGCGCGCGCTGGACGCGCTGAGCCAGGACATCGGCGGCTTCGAGGGCAATGCCCAGACCCTGCGCCTGCTGGCCCGGCTGGAGACCAAGAAGTCCTTCCCGGACGGGACCTCGGCCGGGCTGAACCTCACCCGTGCCTCGCTGGACGCCGCGTGCAAGTACCCGTGGGCCCGCGAGGACGCCCCCGTGCGCGCGGACGGCACCCGCAGCCGCAAGTTCGGCGTCTACGCGGACGACCTGGCCGTGTTCACGTGGTTCCGCACCGGGATCGCCGGCACCCGCAAGTCGATGGAGGCCCAGGTCATGGACCTGGCGGACGACATCTCCTACTCGGTCCACGACGTCGAGGACGGGATCGTCAACGGGCAGTTCCAGCTGCACTGGCTGCGGGACCCGGCCCAGCGCGCCCACGTCGTGGAGTGCACGCGCCAGTGGTACCTGCCGGAGACCGGGACCGAGGAGATCGAGGCCGCCCTCGCGCGGCTGGAGGCCACCCGCGTGTGGGTCGGCGAGGCGGACGGCACCCGGCGCTCGCGGGCCGCCCTGAAGGACATGACCAGCCAGCTCATCGGCCGGTTCTCCACCGCGGCGTTCGACGCCACGCGCGAGGTCTTCGGCAACGACCCGCTCACCCGGCACGGCGCGGACGTGGTGGTCCCGGCGGAGACCGAGACGGAGATCGCCACGATGAAGGGCATCGCCGCCGCCTACGTCATGGGCTCCGAGGCGCGCCAGCCGCTGTACGCCCGCCAGCGCGAGCTGCTGACCGAGCTCGTCGAGCTGCTCGCCGCGACCGGGGACCGCTACCTGGACCCCATGTTCGCCGGGGACTGGCGCGAGGCGGGCGACGACCGGGCCCGGCGCCGCGTGGTCATCGACCAGGTGGCCTCCCTCACCGACTCCACCGCCCTGGAGTGGCACGCCACCCTGGTGCGGGGCGAGCGGTTCCCCCGCACCTGGTTCTGA
- the dusB gene encoding tRNA dihydrouridine synthase DusB, which yields MTAVTDASQRTPATAPAPERLNLPALHLGPLTIDVPVVLAPMAGITNNAFRRLCREYGGGLYVSEMVTARALVERRPESLRIIHHDPDETPRSVQVYSVDPVTTAQAVRMLVEEDRADHVDLNFGCPVPKVTKRGGGSALPWKSELFASIVGAAVREASRKDVPVTVKMRRGIDEDHLTYLDAGRTARDLGVAAVALHGRTMEQHYSGTADWDSIARLREALPDIPVLGNGDIWSAEDAIAMVRHTGVDGVVVGRGCQGRPWLFGDLQNAFEGSDERFRPGLAKVADTFYRHAELLVDTFGGDEDKALRDIRKHVAWYFKGYQVGGELRARLAQVPDLATLRALLDELDPTAPYPGPDAEGPRGRAGSPKRPHLPDGWLDSRELDAEQKALIAAAELDVSGG from the coding sequence ATGACCGCCGTGACCGATGCCTCCCAGCGCACCCCCGCCACGGCCCCGGCGCCGGAGCGGCTGAACCTGCCCGCCCTGCACCTGGGCCCGCTGACCATCGACGTGCCCGTGGTGCTGGCCCCGATGGCCGGCATCACCAACAACGCCTTCCGCCGCCTGTGCCGCGAGTACGGCGGCGGGCTCTACGTCTCCGAGATGGTCACGGCCCGCGCCCTCGTGGAGCGCCGGCCCGAGTCGCTGCGGATCATCCACCACGACCCGGACGAGACCCCACGCTCGGTGCAGGTGTACTCGGTGGACCCGGTGACCACCGCCCAGGCCGTGCGCATGCTGGTGGAGGAGGACCGCGCGGACCACGTGGACCTGAACTTCGGCTGCCCCGTGCCCAAGGTGACCAAGCGCGGCGGCGGCTCGGCGCTGCCGTGGAAGTCCGAGCTGTTCGCCTCGATCGTCGGCGCCGCCGTGCGGGAGGCGTCGAGGAAGGACGTCCCGGTCACCGTGAAGATGCGCCGCGGCATCGACGAGGACCACCTGACCTACCTGGACGCCGGCCGCACCGCCCGGGACCTCGGCGTCGCCGCCGTCGCCCTGCACGGGCGGACCATGGAGCAGCACTACTCCGGCACGGCCGACTGGGACTCCATCGCGCGGCTGCGCGAGGCGCTGCCGGACATCCCGGTGCTCGGCAACGGGGACATCTGGAGCGCCGAGGACGCCATCGCGATGGTCCGCCACACCGGGGTCGACGGCGTCGTCGTCGGCCGCGGCTGCCAGGGCCGGCCCTGGCTGTTCGGGGACCTGCAGAACGCCTTCGAGGGCTCCGACGAGCGGTTCCGGCCCGGCCTGGCGAAGGTCGCGGACACCTTCTACCGGCACGCCGAGCTGCTCGTGGACACCTTCGGCGGGGACGAGGACAAGGCCCTGCGGGACATCCGCAAGCACGTGGCCTGGTACTTCAAGGGCTACCAGGTCGGCGGCGAGCTGCGCGCCCGGCTGGCCCAGGTCCCGGACCTGGCCACGCTGCGCGCCCTGCTGGACGAGCTGGACCCCACCGCGCCGTACCCCGGCCCCGACGCCGAGGGCCCGCGCGGGCGCGCCGGCTCGCCCAAGCGCCCGCACCTGCCGGACGGCTGGCTGGACTCGCGCGAGCTCGACGCCGAGCAGAAGGCGCTGATCGCGGCCGCCGAGCTGGACGTCTCCGGTGGCTGA
- a CDS encoding LLM class flavin-dependent oxidoreductase yields MTARKKIGFLNFGHWSSAPGSHTPDPAATLTQTIEMAVAAEEAGMDGAWVRSHHFQHMISAPFPLLAAMGQATSTIQLGTGVIDLRYENPLYMAEEAATADLISGGRLQLGISRGSPEAARDGQHQFGYDLEPGRTWAAVAQERGERFRRAISGTPLAHADPNSGWAPPGQEMLSVQPQSPGLDHRIWWGSGTVASGVRAARQGYHLLSSTLLLQDDGRPFHVQQADQIAQYRTAYAESGHTTGGLAAVTRSVFPIVSAEDDHYFGGRRERSDSSGHLEGGRARGGPTYSGTPDEVADLLRADEAVQAADWVLLANPNQLGVEYNAHLFAQWVALARSLGWQAPPGR; encoded by the coding sequence ATGACCGCACGGAAGAAGATCGGGTTCCTGAACTTCGGGCACTGGAGCAGCGCGCCCGGCTCCCACACCCCGGACCCCGCCGCGACGCTGACCCAGACGATCGAGATGGCGGTGGCCGCGGAGGAGGCCGGCATGGACGGCGCCTGGGTCCGGTCCCACCACTTCCAGCACATGATCTCCGCCCCCTTCCCGCTGCTGGCGGCCATGGGCCAGGCCACGAGCACCATCCAGCTCGGCACGGGCGTGATCGACCTGCGCTACGAGAACCCGCTGTACATGGCCGAGGAGGCGGCGACGGCGGACCTCATCTCCGGCGGCCGGCTGCAGCTGGGCATCTCCCGCGGCTCGCCGGAGGCGGCGCGGGACGGCCAGCACCAGTTCGGCTACGACCTGGAGCCCGGACGGACGTGGGCCGCCGTCGCGCAGGAGCGCGGCGAGCGGTTCCGCCGGGCGATCTCCGGCACGCCCCTGGCCCACGCCGATCCCAACTCCGGCTGGGCCCCGCCGGGGCAGGAGATGCTCAGCGTCCAGCCCCAGTCGCCGGGGCTGGACCACCGCATCTGGTGGGGCTCCGGCACCGTCGCCTCGGGCGTGCGGGCGGCCCGGCAGGGCTACCACCTGCTGTCCTCCACGCTGCTGCTGCAGGACGACGGCCGGCCCTTCCACGTCCAGCAGGCGGACCAGATCGCGCAGTACCGCACCGCCTACGCGGAGTCCGGGCACACCACGGGCGGGCTGGCCGCCGTCACGCGCTCCGTCTTCCCCATCGTCTCCGCCGAGGACGACCACTACTTCGGCGGCCGGCGCGAGCGCTCCGACTCCTCCGGGCACCTGGAGGGCGGCCGGGCGCGCGGCGGCCCGACCTACTCCGGCACCCCGGACGAGGTGGCGGACCTGCTCCGGGCGGACGAGGCCGTGCAGGCCGCGGACTGGGTGCTGC